From Scytonema millei VB511283:
AAGCAGCACGGACAGGTCGCACGATATCAGTTGACAGTTAACAGTTAACAGTTATCAGTTGTCAGTTACCAGTGACGAATGACGACCAATTACCAATTAAGGATGATGCGCTAAAGCAGAAATCGAGGTGGGATGGAAAAGAGCAGGCAGTGCAATCGCAAATTCTATGGGAGATGAAAATATGAGCGATACCAGTGTTAAAAAGGTAGATTCTAGTAGTTCCCCTCATGGTAAGCAGGGACAGAAGTATTTAGCTTCCGGTAAATCTCTTTCTATGCGTTTGTGGGAAAACGAACAACCAGCAGAAGCTAAATCTCCCACGACGAGAGACTATGAAACCGTTGGCTATGTAATTGACGGTAAGGCAGAGTTACATCTTGAAGGTCAAATGGTATTACTAGAACCAGGAGATTCTTGGGTTGTCCCTAAAGGCGCATCACATTCTTACAAAATTTTAGAACCTTTTACTGCTGTTGAAGCTACAAGCCCTCCGTCACAGGTTCACGGAAGAGATGAATAAGATTTGTGAGTGAGAAAT
This genomic window contains:
- a CDS encoding cupin domain-containing protein produces the protein MSDTSVKKVDSSSSPHGKQGQKYLASGKSLSMRLWENEQPAEAKSPTTRDYETVGYVIDGKAELHLEGQMVLLEPGDSWVVPKGASHSYKILEPFTAVEATSPPSQVHGRDE